Part of the Streptomyces sp. NBC_01264 genome, CGCGGATCAGCCCTCGGGGTGGGCGGTGAGGCGGGCGACTTCGGCCGCGTGGCGGCTCAGCCGGTCCGCGGTACCGGCCGAGGTGGAGAGGACCGTGCCGCCGACGGCGAGCGGAAGGGAGAGCACCAGGGCGGCGAGGAGCCCGCCCAAGTCCCGCGCGGCGTCACAGCGCTTGCCCTCGGCGCCGAGGTAGTCGTCGGGCGTCATCCTCGAGCCCTCGTCACCGGAGTAGAAGAAGACCCGGGACTGGCACTCCTGCTCCTTGCCCGCGGGCAGATCGACGGAGAAGGGGAAGAGCAACTGGTAGGCGAGCCAGATCCAGACCAAGGAGGCTCCGGCGATCAGAGCCAGGCCCCACGCCTGCTTGCGGCGCGCCCGTTCACGGAATGCCTGGTCGTATTTGATCGCCCTCATGGGCGTCGACCGTATCAGGGCCCTTGCGCCGATCAGGCCCTGGAGGCATCCGCGCACATGACGCTCAGCCGACCCCGCGCGGGCGGAACTGGACGCTGATGCGGGGACCGACGGGGCGGGCCGTTTTCGGGACGGCGTGCTCCATCGTGCGCTGGCAGGAGCCGCCCATCACCACCAGGTCGCCGTGGCCCAGGGGCAGACGGAGCAGGGTGGGGCCGCCGTCGCGGGGACGCAGGGCCAGGTCGCGGGGGTCGCCCACCGAGAGGATGGCGACCATCGTGTCCTCGGTGGCGGAGCGGCCCGTGCGGTCGCCGTGCCAGGCGACGCTGTCGCGGCCGTCGCGGTAGAGGCACAGGCCCGCCGTGGTGAAGGGCTCGCCCAGCTCGGGGGCGTAGTGACGGCTCAGCACGGCCCGGGCCTCGGTGAGGGCGGGATGCGGCAGCGGGTCGGCCTCGCCGTAGTGGGCCAGCAGCCGCGGGACCGCCACCTCGCGCTCGTACATCTGCCTGCGTTCGGCATGCCACGGGACGTCCGCCGCGAGCCGTTCGAACAGCGCGTCGGCGCCCGCCAGCCAGCCCGGCAGGTGGTCGACCCAGGCCCCGGCGCCCAGGTCGGTCCGCCGGGCGCCCGCGAGCGGGCCGAGCCGGATCTCGTCGCCCTGGTCGAAGAGCGAGCCCTGGAGTGCGTGCATGGGTCCAGGATAACGCGCTATTCGAACATCTGCGCGAGTCGAGTGGGGTCCGCTCACTTCCGCTTACGAAATGGCCCGAGAGGGCGGGGCCCAGGCCCCAGAACTAGGGCCGTTCACCGCCCCCACGAGGCATTCGATGGTCGTTTCCTGGAAGAGGTCGGAGTGAGAGACCGGGCACCGACCCCCTGGCACCGCAGCAACTGCGGACGAGAAGTCCATCACCGGTCACGAGGAACACGCGATGAGCACAATCGACGAATTCACCTCCCACACCGTTCCCGAGGTCCTCCACGAGTCCTACGCCTTCTCCTGCCTCGACTGCGGCTTCGGCTGGGAGAAGCAGTACGACGTCCAGCACTACATCGACGGCACCGGCGTCCAGCGCACGCTCTGCACGGTGGACGGCGACCGGGTCCCCTCCCCGCTGACCCGCTCCGAGTGCGCCCGGTGCGGCAGCCACGTCATCCGCATCCTGAGGGCCGGCACGGTCTCCCACGCCCACATGGCGATGACCAGCGGGGCCCGCCCGATGGAGATCCCCTCCTTCCTCTCCCTGCTGCACGGAGGCAAGTGACCGCCATGAACACCGACACCGTCCCCACCGTCCCCGCCACACCCACTGGCCTCACCGGAGCCGCCGGAGCGCCCACCGGAGCACCCTCCGGTGCCGCCACCGGAGCCACCACCGGGCCGGCCGATCCCGGCGCGCCCGAGGAACCCGAGGATTTCGAGCCCCCGGCCTCATGGCCGGACGGGCTCACCACCGCCGAGGCGCACCGCCTCCTGCAGGAGCACGGTCCGAACGAGATCGCCGAGGAACACAAGAACCCCCTGCGGGAGTTCCTCGGCTACTTCTGGGCCCCCATCCCCTGGATGATCGAGACGGCCCTGGTCCTCTCGATCGCCGTCCAGCACTGGGTCGACGTCGCCATC contains:
- a CDS encoding alpha-ketoglutarate-dependent dioxygenase AlkB, yielding MHALQGSLFDQGDEIRLGPLAGARRTDLGAGAWVDHLPGWLAGADALFERLAADVPWHAERRQMYEREVAVPRLLAHYGEADPLPHPALTEARAVLSRHYAPELGEPFTTAGLCLYRDGRDSVAWHGDRTGRSATEDTMVAILSVGDPRDLALRPRDGGPTLLRLPLGHGDLVVMGGSCQRTMEHAVPKTARPVGPRISVQFRPRGVG